The following coding sequences lie in one Oncorhynchus kisutch isolate 150728-3 linkage group LG27, Okis_V2, whole genome shotgun sequence genomic window:
- the LOC109871994 gene encoding transcriptional repressor p66-alpha-like isoform X6, whose protein sequence is MNSLNHLKELNTDLLMKTSPEDRDRIIKQLKEELRQEEAKLVLLKKLRQSQIQKDTLQKPSVLSGSAAPPSLIRGSITASKGSQQVGSSRSSGTVIPPPLVRGGQQISSKHGSHNSQIIMPPLVRGAQPIAVSPQQIQSLRQQQQQQLSGSGSGGSGPPPLLLASRANVPGTQAQRGLIRVGNNTSLLVNISQASATNMKVPSLTTQSGNSSVSVVNVNDSPAACQAAAKQALRKQLEKTLLEIPPPKLPTPELNFLPSAANNEFIYLVGLEDVVQNLLDSMIRAKTGKPPVKPSIKEPFTCTQCSTDFTCRWRQDKAKGGTILCADCMSSNQKKALKAEHTNRLKAAFVKALQQEQEIEQQILQQAAAPVSHTPSSSFSSSSTSPSVKAEHLVSQQLKQAQARASSLHHHHQQHNRGQSIACHHSTNIKQGQLSRGGVPSVGVRGVSHSFSSSQLQSAVAAAGLVSRPGKHAHVRSAAQGSKCSSSGSSSGSSSGNSSSGSAQATAWRKQNNINTGVTMAYVNPSLSVHKTSSTVDARQREYLLDMIPSRSISQTANTWK, encoded by the exons AAGACCAGTCCAGAGGACAGGGATCGCATCATAAAGCAGTTGAAAGAGGAGCTGAGGCAGGAGGAGGCCAAGCTGGTGCTGCTGAAGAAACTACGACAGAGCCAGATACAGAAGGACACACTGCAGAAG CCCTCAGTATTGTCAGGTTCTGCAGCTCCTCCATCTCTGATCCGGGGATCCATTACAGCCAGCAAAGGCTCCCAGCAG GTGGGGTCAAGTAGGAGTTCAGGCACAGTCATTCCTCCTCCTCTGGTGAGGGGCGGGCAGCAAATCTCTTCCAAGCATGGCTCCCACAACTCCCAGATCATCATGCCACCCTTAGTTAGAGGGGCACAG CCAATTGCtgtgtctcctcagcagatccaGTCTCTCcggcagcagcaacagcaacaacTGTCAGGGTCTGGCTCTGGAGGCTCTGGCCCCCCTCCCCTGCTGCTGGCCTCCAGGGCCAACGTACCCGGCACCCAGGCCCAGAGAGGCCTCATCAGGGTGGGAAACAATACCAGCCTGCTGGTCAACATCTCACAG gCCTCCGCAACTAACATGAAGGTTCCTTCTCTGACCACCCAGTCTGGAAACAGCAGTGTGTCTGTGGTCAACGTGAACGACTCTCCTGCTGCCTGTCAGGCCGCAGCTAAGCAAGCCCTGCGTAAGCAGCTGGAGAAGACGCTTCTGGAGATCCCTCCTCCCAAACTTCCCACCCCAGAGCTAAACTTCCTTCCCTCGGCAGCCAACAACGAGTTCATCTACCTGGTGGGCCTGGAGGATGTGGTGCAGAACCTGCTGGACTCCATGATTAGAG CTAAAACAGGGAAGCCCCCGGTCAAGCCCTCCATCAAAGAGCCCTTCACCTGCACCCAGTGCAGCACCGATTTTACCTGCCGTTGGAGGCAAGACAAGGCCAAGGGCGGGACCATCCTCTGTGCGGATTGCATGTCCTCCAATCAGAAGAAGGCCCTGAAGGCCGAGCACACCAATAGGCTGAAGGCTGCGTTTGTCAAGGCCCTGCAGCAGGAACAGGAGATAGAGCAGCAGATCCTCCAGCAGGCTGCCGCCCCCGTctctcacaccccctcctcctctttctcctcctcatccacctctCCGTCGGTGAAGGCGGAGCATCTAGTGTCCCAGCAACTGAAACAGGCCCAGGCTAGGGCCTCCTCTCTGCATCACCATCACCAACAGCACAACAGAGGACAGAGCATTGCATGCCACCACTCAACCAACATCAAACAG GGCCAGCTCTCCCGTGGCGGTGTCCCGTCTGTGGGGGTGAGGGGCGTGTCccactctttctcctcctctcagctgcaGAGTGCAGTGGCTGCTGCAGGCTTGGTCAGCCGGCCAGGTAAGCATGCCCATGTGCGCTCGGCTGCCCAGGGTTCAAAGTGCAGCTCCAGTGGCAGCTCCAGTGGCAGCTCCAGTGGGAACAGCAGCAGTGGTAGCGCCCAAGCCACTGCATGGAGGAAGCAGAACAACATCAACACAG gtgTGACCATGGCCTATGTGAACCCCAGCCTGTCAGTCCATAAGACCTCGTCCACAGTGGACGCCCGCCAGAGAGAGTACCTCCTGGACATGATCCCCTCGCGCTCCATCTCCCAGACAGCTAACACGTGGAAATAA
- the LOC109872193 gene encoding NADH dehydrogenase [ubiquinone] 1 alpha subcomplex subunit 13-like, with amino-acid sequence MAASKVKQDMPPPGGYGPVDYKRNLPKRGLSGYSMLTIGVGVMCFGYWRLFKWNRERRRLQIEELEARIALLPLLQAEQDRRQLRMLRENLEEEAVVMKGVPGWKVGENVFHTDRWVAPLTEELFNLRPREELLHKRFGFLWYV; translated from the exons ATGGCGGCGTCCAAGGTGAAGCAGGACATGCCTCCTCCTGGAGGTTATGGCCCTGTCGACTATAAGAGAAATCTCCCGAAACGGGGACTTTCTG GGTATAGCATGCTCACCATTGGAGTTGGTGTCATGTGTTTCGGTTATTGGAGACTCTTCAaatggaacagggagaggag GCGGTTGCAGATTGAGGAGCTGGAAGCGAGGATAGCTCTTCTGCCTTTGCTGCAAGCAGAGCAGGACCGGAg GCAACTACGGATGCTGAGGGAGAATCTGGAGGAGGAAGCAGTTGTAATGAAAGGTGTCCCCGGCTGGAAG GTGGGCGAGAATGTCTTCCACACAGACCGCTGGGTGGCCCCCCTCACAGAGGAGCTGTTTAACCTTCGACCCCGTGAAGAGCTTCTCCACAAGCGCTTTGGCTTCCTGTGGTACGTGTAG
- the LOC109871994 gene encoding transcriptional repressor p66-alpha-like isoform X5 has translation MNSLNHLKELNTDLLMKTSPEDRDRIIKQLKEELRQEEAKLVLLKKLRQSQIQKDTLQKVWTHIAKPSVLSGSAAPPSLIRGSITASKGSQQVGSSRSSGTVIPPPLVRGGQQISSKHGSHNSQIIMPPLVRGAQPIAVSPQQIQSLRQQQQQQLSGSGSGGSGPPPLLLASRANVPGTQAQRGLIRVGNNTSLLVNISQASATNMKVPSLTTQSGNSSVSVVNVNDSPAACQAAAKQALRKQLEKTLLEIPPPKLPTPELNFLPSAANNEFIYLVGLEDVVQNLLDSMIRAKTGKPPVKPSIKEPFTCTQCSTDFTCRWRQDKAKGGTILCADCMSSNQKKALKAEHTNRLKAAFVKALQQEQEIEQQILQQAAAPVSHTPSSSFSSSSTSPSVKAEHLVSQQLKQAQARASSLHHHHQQHNRGQSIACHHSTNIKQGQLSRGGVPSVGVRGVSHSFSSSQLQSAVAAAGLVSRPGKHAHVRSAAQGSKCSSSGSSSGSSSGNSSSGSAQATAWRKQNNINTGVTMAYVNPSLSVHKTSSTVDARQREYLLDMIPSRSISQTANTWK, from the exons AAGACCAGTCCAGAGGACAGGGATCGCATCATAAAGCAGTTGAAAGAGGAGCTGAGGCAGGAGGAGGCCAAGCTGGTGCTGCTGAAGAAACTACGACAGAGCCAGATACAGAAGGACACACTGCAGAAGGTATGGACGCATATAGCCAAG CCCTCAGTATTGTCAGGTTCTGCAGCTCCTCCATCTCTGATCCGGGGATCCATTACAGCCAGCAAAGGCTCCCAGCAG GTGGGGTCAAGTAGGAGTTCAGGCACAGTCATTCCTCCTCCTCTGGTGAGGGGCGGGCAGCAAATCTCTTCCAAGCATGGCTCCCACAACTCCCAGATCATCATGCCACCCTTAGTTAGAGGGGCACAG CCAATTGCtgtgtctcctcagcagatccaGTCTCTCcggcagcagcaacagcaacaacTGTCAGGGTCTGGCTCTGGAGGCTCTGGCCCCCCTCCCCTGCTGCTGGCCTCCAGGGCCAACGTACCCGGCACCCAGGCCCAGAGAGGCCTCATCAGGGTGGGAAACAATACCAGCCTGCTGGTCAACATCTCACAG gCCTCCGCAACTAACATGAAGGTTCCTTCTCTGACCACCCAGTCTGGAAACAGCAGTGTGTCTGTGGTCAACGTGAACGACTCTCCTGCTGCCTGTCAGGCCGCAGCTAAGCAAGCCCTGCGTAAGCAGCTGGAGAAGACGCTTCTGGAGATCCCTCCTCCCAAACTTCCCACCCCAGAGCTAAACTTCCTTCCCTCGGCAGCCAACAACGAGTTCATCTACCTGGTGGGCCTGGAGGATGTGGTGCAGAACCTGCTGGACTCCATGATTAGAG CTAAAACAGGGAAGCCCCCGGTCAAGCCCTCCATCAAAGAGCCCTTCACCTGCACCCAGTGCAGCACCGATTTTACCTGCCGTTGGAGGCAAGACAAGGCCAAGGGCGGGACCATCCTCTGTGCGGATTGCATGTCCTCCAATCAGAAGAAGGCCCTGAAGGCCGAGCACACCAATAGGCTGAAGGCTGCGTTTGTCAAGGCCCTGCAGCAGGAACAGGAGATAGAGCAGCAGATCCTCCAGCAGGCTGCCGCCCCCGTctctcacaccccctcctcctctttctcctcctcatccacctctCCGTCGGTGAAGGCGGAGCATCTAGTGTCCCAGCAACTGAAACAGGCCCAGGCTAGGGCCTCCTCTCTGCATCACCATCACCAACAGCACAACAGAGGACAGAGCATTGCATGCCACCACTCAACCAACATCAAACAG GGCCAGCTCTCCCGTGGCGGTGTCCCGTCTGTGGGGGTGAGGGGCGTGTCccactctttctcctcctctcagctgcaGAGTGCAGTGGCTGCTGCAGGCTTGGTCAGCCGGCCAGGTAAGCATGCCCATGTGCGCTCGGCTGCCCAGGGTTCAAAGTGCAGCTCCAGTGGCAGCTCCAGTGGCAGCTCCAGTGGGAACAGCAGCAGTGGTAGCGCCCAAGCCACTGCATGGAGGAAGCAGAACAACATCAACACAG gtgTGACCATGGCCTATGTGAACCCCAGCCTGTCAGTCCATAAGACCTCGTCCACAGTGGACGCCCGCCAGAGAGAGTACCTCCTGGACATGATCCCCTCGCGCTCCATCTCCCAGACAGCTAACACGTGGAAATAA